CCAATTGCCTGCCCCAAAATAAGACCATGTACACCTATGTCGCATATCTTCAAAAAACTTATCTTTTTCGTTCTGCAGTATATATAAGTGCTGACAAGCGCACCTATCACCGCACCATATATTGCAAGCCCACCTTGGCGTATTGCAAATATACTAAGAAGATTGTCTTTGAACTCTTTAAAATTAAACAATACATAATACACCCTTGCAAATATAATCGCAACAGGTAGTGCAATTATTGCAATGTCAAGCAAAACTTCTGTTTGTACATTTTCCTTTTTTGCAATATAGCTCGAAACAAGAAAGCCGCATAAAAAACCAAATGCAATTATTATCCCATACCATCTAACCTCAAGACCAAAAATCTTAAACGCTATTGGACTAAAATTAAACTTAAGGTGGAACCCCGGAAATACTATACTGTTGTCATACATTTGTTTTCTCACATCCAACAATTTTTTATTGTATCGGCCAAACAATAGAAATACAGCTTTTGTCTTCCTCAAAAAAGCTTTTTAGCCTATTTTGGCATCTTTCATACGACACTGAATTTATCTCTTTTACATACTCAAATATATTTATACCTTTGAAATAGCTATATATAAACTCAACCGAGAGCTTTTCTAGATTGTCAAACTTCCGCAAGTGATTCCCAAGAACAACCTTTTTTGCTCTTTCAAATTCATTCTTATCAATACCATTTTTCTTCACATTCTCTATGTGCTCTAACACCCTTTTGTACACCTGGTCCGGGTCCTTGCTCTCTCCTCCTATCATGAAAAAAGAGTAATCAGGCTCGCAATTATATTCAAAGCCAAAACTCTGATTGATTAATCCCTCTTTGTAAAGCTGCTCATAAAAATCTGTGGACTTTCCAAA
This Caldicellulosiruptor changbaiensis DNA region includes the following protein-coding sequences:
- the lgt gene encoding prolipoprotein diacylglyceryl transferase produces the protein MYDNSIVFPGFHLKFNFSPIAFKIFGLEVRWYGIIIAFGFLCGFLVSSYIAKKENVQTEVLLDIAIIALPVAIIFARVYYVLFNFKEFKDNLLSIFAIRQGGLAIYGAVIGALVSTYIYCRTKKISFLKICDIGVHGLILGQAIGRWGNFANREAYGYETNLPWRMQIYSVEAGKRIEVHPTFLYESVWDFLVFFALLILRRYKKKDGEIFGFYLILYSAGRFFIEALRTDSLMLGPIRVSQLVAVICIIIGSTIVLKLRLQYFDKI